Proteins found in one Aquibium microcysteis genomic segment:
- a CDS encoding amidase, with product MTAMRPLPGVERFEPLDLVDPTLADRPYRCDPAPDGRPSASVDLPPAPLAVPARMAGCADLLAAYASGTLTPAAVLSDLAAAAAVDPSGAEAILCVAPDAADLARDSERRWREGRPRPLEGLPFGIKDIVDVAGAKVTSGSLFTGERIAAQDADVVARLRAAGAIPYAMTATTEFACGSPHNPRHGTVTNPWDASRWTGGSSTGSGAALAARLVPFALGTDTGGSIRVPSCWCGTTGLKPSRERVSRTGVAPLSWTLDHVGPMTRSARDIALVLPHMVAAPDATFAARCAQLVTDTPDLSGPRIGVPADWFTDLVSAPVLANWRAALDVLAALGAELVDLPPVDVAPMHEAGWTILLSELAAHHEARHPQGHLFDRGLLARLEQGMHISAGAYGRALATRRRAQEAFLAAMEWAGADLIATPGLGGEPGDLATLTLDVDGVAHGFQQVLSRNTMIFDLTGFPALMLPSGFGAMGLPTGLQIVGRPGADAVCLAAGVAFQAATPHHKTLPPRLRS from the coding sequence ATGACCGCTATGCGTCCGCTGCCCGGGGTCGAGCGGTTCGAGCCGCTCGACCTCGTGGACCCGACGCTGGCGGACAGGCCGTATCGCTGCGATCCCGCACCGGACGGTCGTCCCTCCGCGTCCGTCGACCTGCCGCCGGCACCGCTCGCGGTGCCGGCGCGCATGGCAGGCTGCGCCGACCTGCTGGCCGCCTATGCTTCCGGCACGCTGACGCCCGCCGCCGTGCTGTCCGACCTCGCCGCCGCCGCCGCGGTCGATCCGTCCGGCGCCGAGGCGATCCTCTGCGTGGCCCCCGATGCGGCGGATCTGGCGCGCGACAGCGAGCGACGCTGGCGCGAGGGCCGGCCGCGGCCACTCGAGGGGCTGCCCTTCGGGATCAAGGACATCGTCGACGTCGCCGGGGCGAAGGTCACTTCGGGCTCCCTCTTCACCGGCGAGCGCATCGCCGCACAGGATGCCGACGTCGTGGCGCGGCTGCGCGCCGCCGGCGCGATCCCCTATGCGATGACTGCGACGACCGAATTCGCCTGCGGCTCGCCCCACAATCCGCGCCACGGCACCGTCACCAACCCGTGGGACGCCTCCCGCTGGACCGGCGGATCGTCGACCGGCTCGGGCGCGGCGCTGGCGGCACGGCTGGTGCCCTTTGCCCTTGGCACCGATACCGGCGGATCGATCCGGGTGCCGTCCTGCTGGTGCGGCACGACCGGCCTGAAGCCCTCGCGCGAACGGGTCTCGCGCACTGGCGTGGCGCCGCTGTCCTGGACGCTCGACCATGTCGGGCCGATGACCCGCAGCGCCCGCGACATCGCGCTCGTGCTGCCGCACATGGTGGCTGCACCCGACGCCACATTCGCCGCGCGCTGCGCGCAACTCGTCACCGACACGCCCGACCTCTCCGGCCCGCGGATCGGCGTGCCCGCAGACTGGTTCACCGATCTGGTCTCCGCCCCGGTACTCGCGAACTGGCGCGCCGCATTGGACGTCCTGGCGGCGCTCGGCGCGGAACTCGTGGACCTGCCGCCGGTCGACGTCGCGCCGATGCACGAGGCGGGCTGGACGATCCTTCTCTCCGAACTCGCCGCCCACCACGAGGCCCGACATCCGCAGGGCCATCTCTTCGACAGGGGGCTGCTCGCCCGGCTCGAGCAGGGGATGCACATCTCCGCCGGCGCCTATGGACGCGCCCTCGCCACCCGCCGCCGGGCGCAGGAGGCCTTCCTCGCCGCCATGGAGTGGGCGGGCGCCGACCTGATCGCCACGCCCGGCCTCGGCGGCGAGCCCGGCGACCTCGCCACGCTGACCTTGGACGTCGACGGCGTCGCGCACGGCTTCCAGCAGGTGTTGTCGCGCAACACGATGATCTTCGACCTGACCGGCTTTCCGGCGCTCATGCTGCCCTCGGGGTTCGGTGCGATGGGTCTGCCGACCGGATTGCAGATCGTCGGACGTCCGGGCGCCGACGCCGTGTGCCTCGCCGCCGGCGTGGCCTTCCAGGCGGCGACCCCACACCACAAGACGCTGCCGCCGCGGCTCCGGTCATGA
- a CDS encoding GntR family transcriptional regulator, with protein MTEAETSAAQAHDSEPRDDGSWKPEVTTAPLYLQVAHHLEARIASGEFGIGSLLPTENDLAVSLGVSRQTVRQAIGLLRSRGRLSARKGVGTRVEAGADLGSKRFIAHSRSELFEIASETELVFSSKQEISAQGKLAVELGCRPGRRFLHMTGVRYPPTRQRAFSWNEVYVDARLAPAVRNLSVAKSAIFHLIEEYTGEKIQEIQQDIRPVAMTGHVAAALGCADGDLALQVTRRYYGSGRRLIEYAFQILPADRFTYTTTLRAGT; from the coding sequence ATGACGGAAGCGGAGACGTCGGCGGCGCAAGCCCATGACAGCGAACCGCGCGACGATGGCAGCTGGAAGCCGGAGGTCACCACGGCTCCGCTCTACCTCCAGGTCGCGCATCATCTGGAAGCGCGCATTGCCAGCGGCGAGTTCGGCATCGGCTCGCTGCTGCCCACCGAGAACGACCTGGCGGTATCGCTGGGCGTCAGCCGGCAGACGGTACGTCAGGCGATCGGCCTCCTGCGCAGCCGCGGCCGCCTGTCGGCCCGCAAGGGCGTCGGCACGCGCGTCGAGGCGGGCGCCGACCTCGGAAGCAAGCGTTTCATCGCTCATTCCCGATCGGAGCTGTTCGAGATCGCCAGCGAGACGGAGCTCGTTTTCTCGAGCAAGCAGGAGATCTCCGCGCAGGGGAAGCTTGCCGTGGAGCTCGGCTGCCGGCCCGGCCGGCGCTTTCTTCACATGACCGGCGTCCGTTACCCACCGACCCGGCAGCGCGCCTTCTCCTGGAACGAGGTCTATGTCGACGCCCGTCTCGCACCGGCCGTCAGGAACCTCTCGGTCGCCAAGTCGGCGATCTTCCACCTGATCGAGGAATACACTGGCGAGAAGATCCAGGAGATCCAGCAGGACATCAGACCGGTGGCGATGACGGGTCATGTCGCCGCAGCGCTCGGCTGCGCCGACGGCGATCTCGCACTGCAGGTCACGCGCCGCTACTACGGCTCCGGGCGCAGGCTGATCGAATACGCCTTCCAGATTCTCCCGGCCGACCGCTTCACCTACACCACGACGCTTCGCGCCGGGACCTGA
- a CDS encoding sugar ABC transporter substrate-binding protein, whose amino-acid sequence MRSFVFHAAFALAGAVVPAVPALADPMADALALIAEHERMPAFEAPGDAFDAKACMAGKKVLSIPISMTIPFNVELQKAMASAAAEVGFTYTTWDNQLKVDQWIQGVSQAISQKYDVVDIAGGLNPEWLGPQLKEARDAGLKVTTTHLYDVTQEQIAAVDYSAKVDFTGAGELLAAWAFAKTDGKPNVLIIGSSDVLPSIPFVEAIQKKLTELCPDCKQKHLDVPVSEWATKIQPGVQSALLADPGINYILPIYDSMSQFVIPALRITGSEEAVKLASFNGTPFVLDMVRDGQVQMDIGESLGWAGYAAIDNIMRMMCGLPSAAKMNVPLLIFDERNVETAGVPANFNDGYGDAHLDGFRKLWKLQ is encoded by the coding sequence ATGCGTTCGTTTGTCTTCCATGCGGCCTTCGCCCTGGCGGGGGCAGTCGTTCCGGCCGTACCGGCCCTTGCCGATCCGATGGCGGATGCGCTGGCGCTCATCGCCGAACACGAGAGGATGCCGGCCTTCGAGGCGCCGGGGGATGCCTTCGACGCCAAGGCCTGCATGGCCGGCAAGAAGGTCCTGTCGATCCCGATCTCCATGACCATCCCGTTCAACGTGGAACTGCAGAAGGCGATGGCCTCCGCGGCAGCGGAAGTGGGCTTCACCTATACGACCTGGGACAACCAGCTGAAGGTCGACCAGTGGATCCAGGGCGTCTCCCAGGCGATCAGCCAGAAATACGACGTGGTCGACATCGCCGGCGGGCTCAACCCGGAATGGCTCGGGCCGCAGCTGAAGGAAGCGCGCGACGCTGGCCTGAAGGTCACCACGACGCATCTCTACGACGTCACGCAGGAGCAGATCGCCGCCGTCGACTATTCGGCCAAGGTCGACTTTACCGGTGCCGGTGAACTGCTGGCCGCCTGGGCCTTCGCCAAGACCGACGGCAAGCCGAACGTGCTGATCATCGGCTCTTCGGACGTGCTGCCGTCGATCCCCTTCGTCGAGGCGATCCAGAAGAAGCTCACGGAACTCTGCCCGGACTGCAAACAGAAGCATCTCGACGTGCCGGTCTCCGAATGGGCGACCAAGATCCAGCCCGGCGTCCAGTCGGCGCTGCTCGCCGATCCCGGCATCAACTACATCCTGCCGATCTACGATTCCATGTCGCAGTTCGTCATCCCGGCGTTGCGCATCACCGGCTCGGAAGAGGCGGTCAAGCTCGCGAGCTTTAACGGCACGCCCTTCGTGCTCGACATGGTGCGCGACGGCCAGGTGCAGATGGACATCGGCGAAAGCCTCGGCTGGGCCGGCTATGCCGCCATCGACAACATCATGCGCATGATGTGCGGGCTGCCTTCAGCGGCGAAGATGAACGTGCCGCTGCTGATCTTCGACGAGCGCAACGTCGAGACCGCCGGGGTGCCCGCCAACTTCAACGACGGCTACGGCGACGCGCATCTCGACGGTTTCCGCAAGCTCTGGAAGCTGCAGTAG
- the rutA gene encoding pyrimidine utilization protein A translates to MDIGVFIPIGNNGWLISTESPQYKPSFELNKQIVQKAESYGLEFALSMIKLRGFGGKAEFWDYNLESFTLMASLAAVTRSIKLFASTAVLTLPPAIVARMATTIDSIAPGRFGVNIVSGWQMAEYDQMGLWPGDAYFGYRYDYSSEYVHVMQELWEKGSCTFEGKHFTMKDCMMKPTPSNKIEIVAAGQSPRGMAFAAEYADYNFILGTGINTPTAHAESNHRLLEAAARTGRDVGSYVLFMVIADETDELARAKWEKYRAGADVDALAWMADQGSKDQSAADSSTAKTINLPEGAVNFNMGTLVGSYATIAKLLDEAGTVPGTKGIMLTFDDFLIGLDQFGQYIQPLMVSRTPAALAAE, encoded by the coding sequence ATGGACATCGGTGTCTTCATTCCGATCGGAAACAATGGCTGGCTGATCTCGACCGAGTCGCCGCAGTACAAGCCGAGCTTCGAGCTCAACAAGCAGATCGTCCAGAAGGCCGAGAGCTACGGGCTGGAGTTCGCGCTGTCGATGATCAAGCTGCGCGGCTTCGGCGGCAAGGCGGAGTTCTGGGACTACAATCTGGAATCCTTCACGCTGATGGCGAGTCTGGCGGCCGTCACGAGGAGCATCAAGCTCTTCGCCTCCACGGCCGTGCTGACCCTGCCGCCGGCGATCGTGGCGCGCATGGCGACCACGATCGATTCGATCGCGCCGGGCCGCTTCGGCGTCAACATCGTCTCGGGCTGGCAGATGGCCGAGTACGACCAGATGGGCCTTTGGCCGGGCGATGCCTATTTCGGCTACCGCTATGACTATTCGAGCGAATACGTCCACGTCATGCAGGAGCTCTGGGAGAAGGGCTCGTGCACCTTCGAGGGCAAGCACTTCACCATGAAGGACTGCATGATGAAGCCCACGCCCTCCAACAAGATCGAGATCGTCGCCGCCGGCCAGAGCCCGCGCGGCATGGCCTTCGCGGCCGAGTACGCCGACTACAACTTCATTCTCGGGACGGGCATCAACACCCCGACGGCGCATGCCGAGAGCAACCACCGGCTTCTCGAAGCCGCCGCCAGGACCGGCCGCGACGTCGGCTCCTACGTGCTGTTCATGGTCATCGCCGACGAGACCGACGAACTCGCCCGCGCCAAGTGGGAGAAGTACCGGGCCGGGGCGGACGTGGACGCGTTGGCCTGGATGGCGGACCAGGGGTCGAAGGATCAGTCGGCCGCCGACTCCTCGACCGCCAAGACCATCAACCTCCCCGAAGGAGCCGTGAATTTCAACATGGGCACGCTGGTGGGTTCCTACGCCACGATCGCGAAACTGCTCGATGAGGCAGGCACCGTGCCGGGCACCAAGGGCATCATGCTGACCTTCGACGACTTCCTGATCGGGCTCGACCAGTTCGGCCAGTACATCCAGCCGCTGATGGTCTCGCGCACGCCGGCGGCGCTCGCCGCAGAGTGA
- a CDS encoding amidase: MIEPFRLTATGALARLAEGSLTSRALVESCLARIAARDGDLRAWLAISEDALEQADRLDALSAERRGLLHGLPVGVKDVFDTADLPTTHNSPLYRGFRPAADAPSVDILRSHGAIVLGKTDTTEFAAAGRNAATANPHDLSRTSGGSSAGSAAAVADCHVPLALATQTGGSTIRPASFCGIYGFKPTAGLVSREGVKLYAISFDTVGWYGRSVDDIALLATAYGIVEPLTPLPAPGARLSVAMTFGPHADELEPESVAAMGLAADRLREAGHAVTRIDLPRDFDQLDLWHRTILHREGAQAFRNLALRHGAALHDDFHHRVENRDGRSLADLKAAYDGAARAQVDFDAIATGYDLVLAPSAPGIAPVGRVPGNPLFNAMWTLLRVPCLNLPVAGAGGGMPVGVTALAQRFDDKALIARAAILAPLLSAHVGKAKATGGTSA, encoded by the coding sequence ATGATCGAGCCGTTCCGCCTGACCGCCACCGGGGCGCTGGCCCGCCTCGCCGAGGGCAGCCTGACGTCACGGGCGCTGGTCGAATCCTGCCTCGCCCGGATCGCGGCGCGCGACGGCGACCTGCGCGCCTGGCTGGCGATCAGTGAGGACGCGCTGGAACAGGCGGACCGCCTCGACGCGCTTTCCGCCGAAAGGCGCGGCCTGCTGCACGGCCTGCCGGTCGGCGTGAAGGACGTGTTCGACACAGCCGACCTTCCGACGACGCACAACTCGCCGCTCTACCGGGGTTTCCGGCCGGCAGCCGACGCGCCTTCGGTCGACATCCTGCGGTCGCACGGCGCCATCGTGCTGGGCAAGACCGACACCACCGAATTCGCAGCGGCCGGCCGAAACGCCGCGACCGCCAATCCGCACGACCTGTCGCGGACCTCCGGCGGCTCGTCCGCGGGCTCGGCCGCGGCGGTGGCCGACTGCCACGTCCCGCTGGCGCTGGCTACCCAAACCGGAGGCTCGACGATCCGCCCGGCCTCTTTCTGCGGCATCTACGGCTTCAAGCCGACCGCGGGGCTGGTGAGCCGCGAGGGTGTGAAGCTCTATGCGATCAGCTTCGACACGGTGGGCTGGTACGGCCGCAGCGTCGACGACATCGCACTGCTCGCCACCGCCTACGGCATCGTCGAGCCGCTGACGCCGCTGCCTGCACCGGGTGCGCGGCTCTCCGTGGCGATGACCTTCGGGCCGCATGCGGACGAACTCGAGCCGGAATCGGTCGCCGCGATGGGCCTCGCGGCCGATCGGCTGCGCGAGGCCGGTCATGCCGTCACCAGGATCGACCTGCCGCGGGATTTCGACCAGCTCGACCTCTGGCACCGCACGATCCTGCACCGGGAGGGCGCACAGGCCTTCCGCAATCTCGCGCTCCGCCATGGCGCGGCGCTGCACGACGACTTCCATCATCGGGTGGAGAACCGCGACGGCCGTTCGCTGGCCGACCTGAAGGCCGCCTATGACGGCGCCGCGCGGGCGCAGGTCGATTTCGACGCGATCGCCACCGGCTACGACCTCGTGCTCGCGCCGAGCGCGCCTGGCATCGCGCCCGTCGGCCGAGTGCCGGGCAACCCGCTGTTCAACGCGATGTGGACGCTGCTGCGCGTGCCCTGCCTGAACCTCCCCGTTGCCGGCGCGGGTGGCGGGATGCCGGTCGGGGTGACGGCGCTGGCGCAGCGCTTCGACGACAAGGCGCTGATTGCCCGCGCCGCGATCCTCGCGCCGCTGCTTTCCGCCCATGTCGGCAAGGCGAAGGCGACCGGGGGAACGTCGGCATGA
- a CDS encoding MFS transporter: MAEITAGSADSARASRLLPVLGAATLVQVAATASVLALTAIAPAVAGDLGVGAHWIGYQISLIYTSGMIASAVAGGLVRRHGPVRVEQMALVCFILGFLGIATGRFPVIVLASLLIGVGYGLNNPAASELLSRVTPPERRNIVFSIKQSGVPLGGILASFALPFLTSLLGWHAALMIGAAAPAFVLVLCFTLTAAEPLAAGAGEWGRGLLAEQRLIWRDPGLRALSLLGFVYSALQLSISAFAVVTLVHDSGWPVLAAGSLAAVMQFAGACGRIFWGGVANRIGGGFLTLGLLGLIGGAGCASLYWLGAMPASLQAALFLLIGFVCIGWNGVLLGELANAAPASGVGAITGAALVYTFLGVIVGPSSFATLYTLLDHYGASFLVFSLFGFAGMAIGFAAHFRQCRRRMSSLQE; encoded by the coding sequence ATGGCCGAAATCACCGCCGGCAGCGCGGACAGTGCGCGCGCGTCACGGCTTCTGCCGGTGCTGGGAGCTGCGACTCTCGTTCAGGTCGCGGCCACCGCGAGCGTGCTCGCGCTGACTGCCATCGCGCCGGCCGTCGCCGGGGATCTCGGCGTCGGCGCGCACTGGATCGGCTACCAGATCAGCCTGATCTACACCTCCGGCATGATCGCGTCGGCGGTCGCCGGCGGCCTCGTGCGGCGGCACGGGCCGGTGCGGGTGGAGCAGATGGCGCTCGTCTGCTTCATCCTCGGTTTCCTCGGCATCGCGACCGGACGCTTCCCCGTCATCGTTCTCGCGTCGCTTCTGATCGGCGTCGGTTACGGCCTCAACAATCCGGCGGCGTCGGAATTGCTCAGCCGCGTCACGCCACCGGAGCGGCGCAACATCGTTTTCTCGATCAAGCAGAGCGGCGTGCCGCTCGGCGGCATCCTCGCCAGCTTCGCGCTGCCCTTCCTGACCAGCCTCCTGGGCTGGCACGCCGCGCTCATGATCGGTGCCGCGGCGCCTGCCTTCGTGCTGGTGCTCTGCTTCACGCTCACAGCCGCCGAGCCGCTGGCGGCCGGCGCGGGGGAGTGGGGCAGGGGCCTGCTCGCCGAGCAGAGGCTGATCTGGCGCGATCCGGGCCTGCGCGCGCTCAGTCTGCTCGGCTTTGTCTATTCCGCTCTGCAGCTGTCCATCTCGGCCTTCGCCGTGGTGACCCTGGTCCATGACAGCGGCTGGCCGGTGCTGGCCGCCGGGTCGCTCGCCGCCGTGATGCAGTTCGCCGGCGCCTGCGGCCGCATCTTCTGGGGCGGCGTCGCGAACAGGATCGGCGGCGGCTTCCTGACGCTCGGGCTGCTCGGCCTGATCGGTGGTGCGGGCTGCGCATCGCTCTACTGGCTCGGCGCAATGCCTGCGTCGCTTCAGGCCGCGCTTTTCCTGCTGATCGGCTTCGTCTGCATCGGCTGGAACGGCGTGTTGCTGGGGGAGCTCGCCAATGCCGCGCCGGCCTCCGGCGTCGGCGCCATCACGGGCGCCGCGCTGGTCTACACCTTTCTGGGCGTCATCGTGGGACCGTCCAGCTTCGCGACCCTCTACACGCTCCTCGACCATTATGGCGCAAGCTTCCTCGTCTTCTCGCTCTTCGGCTTCGCGGGCATGGCGATCGGCTTTGCGGCGCATTTCCGGCAGTGCCGTCGCCGGATGTCGTCCCTGCAGGAATAA